In 'Nostoc azollae' 0708, the following are encoded in one genomic region:
- a CDS encoding photosystem I assembly protein Ycf4 encodes MTASTKINTGDGLLYQNVLGSRRFSNYWWATIVSLGASGFLLAGISSYLKVNLLVVTDPTQLIFVPQGLVMSLYGMAGVLLALYLWLVILWDVGGGYNEFNQETGKFKIFRWGFPGKDRQIQIESRIEDVQSVRISIKEGLNPQRALYLRVKGRRDIPLTRVGQPLSLADLETQGAQLARFLGVPLEGL; translated from the coding sequence ATGACGGCTTCAACAAAGATTAATACAGGCGATGGACTATTGTATCAAAATGTCCTCGGTTCTCGTCGGTTTAGTAACTACTGGTGGGCAACTATTGTTAGTTTGGGAGCATCTGGCTTTTTGTTGGCTGGTATCTCCAGCTACCTAAAAGTTAATTTACTCGTAGTTACTGATCCAACTCAACTGATTTTTGTACCTCAAGGATTGGTGATGAGCTTATACGGCATGGCGGGGGTGCTGTTGGCTTTATACTTGTGGCTGGTTATCTTATGGGATGTCGGTGGCGGTTACAACGAATTCAATCAAGAAACTGGTAAATTCAAAATCTTTCGCTGGGGTTTTCCTGGTAAAGACCGTCAAATTCAAATTGAAAGTCGCATCGAAGATGTACAATCTGTCCGTATCTCCATTAAGGAAGGTCTAAATCCCCAACGCGCACTTTATCTCAGGGTTAAAGGACGGCGCGATATTCCTTTGACAAGGGTTGGCCAACCTTTATCTTTAGCTGATTTGGAAACTCAAGGAGCTCAGTTAGCTCGCTTTTTGGGTGTACCCTTAGAAGGATTGTAG
- a CDS encoding polysaccharide biosynthesis/export family protein: protein MLNIHLWKIFSHSTTAVVLLTTVNIALSSLSLAQTQKLSAASTISTDYLLGGGDRIRVNVFEVPEYTGEYQVPPGGAINLPLIGSISVLGLTTEQAADEIARRYARFLKRPLISVNLLSSRPINVFVAGEVTRPGSYTLSLQGSGGDNPGVQYPTVLAALTTAQGVTLAADVSKVQLRRKIGRSGEQVISFNLKEITKTGKIPQDITLRDGDTIVVPTATNFNVAEARNLFAANYAASQNAPRTVAITGQVYRPGSYLVTPGSSSSEAGTVAPGSGLPTLMRGIQLAGGITSQADVRSIKIRRPTRIGSEQTLNINLWELLQTGDLNQDVVLQDGDTIVVPTATEINTAEVTQLATTTLSPATIQVGVVGEVKKPGLTALQPNSSLNQALLAAGGFNDARASSAAVDLIRLNPNGTVSKRVVKIDFSKGINDETNPILHNNDVVLVSRSGIAKTSDTVNTVASPLGTLLGIVRIFFGL, encoded by the coding sequence ATGCTTAATATACATTTGTGGAAAATTTTCAGTCATTCAACTACAGCTGTAGTTTTATTAACAACAGTTAATATTGCTTTATCATCTCTCAGCCTAGCCCAGACACAAAAACTATCAGCAGCGTCAACCATATCCACAGATTACTTATTAGGCGGTGGCGATCGCATTCGCGTCAATGTCTTTGAAGTACCAGAATATACAGGTGAGTACCAAGTTCCCCCTGGTGGTGCGATTAATCTGCCTTTAATTGGCAGTATATCTGTTCTGGGATTAACAACAGAACAGGCAGCAGATGAAATAGCCAGAAGATATGCTCGTTTTCTGAAACGTCCCCTGATTTCCGTGAATTTGTTATCATCTCGTCCTATTAATGTTTTTGTAGCCGGAGAAGTAACAAGACCAGGATCTTACACTCTCAGCTTACAGGGAAGTGGAGGCGATAATCCTGGTGTACAATACCCGACCGTATTAGCTGCGCTGACTACAGCCCAAGGGGTAACACTAGCAGCAGATGTAAGCAAAGTACAATTACGCCGTAAAATAGGACGTTCTGGTGAACAAGTTATTAGTTTTAACTTAAAAGAAATCACCAAAACAGGTAAGATACCCCAAGATATTACCTTACGGGATGGAGACACAATCGTTGTACCCACCGCCACGAACTTCAACGTTGCTGAAGCCCGAAATTTATTTGCTGCTAACTATGCAGCTAGTCAAAACGCACCTCGCACAGTTGCTATTACAGGACAAGTTTACCGTCCTGGTTCTTATCTGGTGACACCAGGTTCTTCTAGTTCGGAAGCAGGTACTGTAGCCCCTGGAAGTGGCTTACCAACTTTAATGCGGGGAATTCAACTAGCCGGAGGAATTACATCACAAGCTGATGTAAGGAGTATTAAAATCCGTCGTCCTACAAGAATTGGCTCAGAACAAACTTTAAATATTAATCTCTGGGAATTGTTGCAAACTGGGGATCTCAATCAAGATGTCGTGTTGCAAGATGGAGATACAATTGTAGTCCCCACAGCAACTGAGATTAACACAGCAGAAGTGACCCAATTAGCTACCACTACTTTGTCACCTGCAACTATTCAAGTTGGGGTAGTAGGAGAAGTGAAAAAACCTGGATTAACAGCTTTACAACCTAATAGCTCTTTAAATCAGGCTTTGCTGGCTGCTGGAGGTTTCAATGATGCTAGGGCTAGTAGTGCTGCTGTAGATTTGATTCGTCTCAACCCCAATGGCACTGTTAGTAAACGGGTAGTAAAAATAGATTTCTCAAAGGGAATTAATGACGAAACGAATCCTATACTTCACAATAATGATGTTGTCCTAGTTAGCCGTTCTGGTATTGCTAAGACTAGTGATACAGTCAATACTGTAGCTAGTCCTTTGGGTACTCTTTTAGGCATTGTTAGGATATTTTTTGGACTCTAG
- a CDS encoding ABC transporter ATP-binding protein, giving the protein MSSVVETPKPQLNPVDQPPVVLTSELRKVYRIGFWLNQKVVSLKNCSLQVYPGQTFGLLGPNGAGKTTLLKLLLGIIRPSSGRGLLLGKPLGDRSVKQRIGYLPENPYLYDYLTGWEFLELAAGLFQISQKVQRQRITQLLELVSLSQADARKKQMRRYSKGMLQRIAMAQALINDPDLVFLDEPMSGLDPLGRYQMRQIILALKAEGKTIFFNSHVLSEVEQICDRIAILHRGELICSGSLNELLDTQSTYHVKGQGGDTELLKQRIPDVEFDSSGDWHGILQDDYYDFLASLRLMGGKIITINLTHQSLEEFFIQQIQKQNSPL; this is encoded by the coding sequence ATGAGTTCTGTTGTAGAAACCCCTAAACCTCAACTGAATCCTGTAGATCAACCACCAGTAGTCTTAACTTCTGAGTTGCGAAAAGTCTATCGCATTGGTTTTTGGCTGAATCAAAAAGTTGTATCTCTCAAAAACTGTTCTTTACAAGTTTACCCAGGACAAACCTTTGGTTTGCTAGGCCCTAATGGTGCTGGTAAAACAACACTGTTGAAATTGTTACTAGGAATTATCCGTCCTTCTTCTGGTAGAGGTTTATTATTAGGTAAGCCACTAGGTGATCGCTCAGTCAAGCAACGTATTGGCTATTTACCTGAAAATCCCTATTTATATGACTATCTTACCGGTTGGGAATTTTTGGAATTAGCTGCTGGTTTATTCCAAATTTCCCAGAAAGTGCAACGTCAACGCATTACCCAATTGCTAGAGTTAGTCAGTTTATCCCAAGCTGACGCTCGCAAAAAACAAATGCGGCGTTATTCTAAGGGTATGCTTCAGCGTATTGCTATGGCGCAGGCATTAATCAATGATCCAGACTTAGTATTCCTGGATGAACCCATGTCTGGACTTGATCCTTTGGGACGCTACCAAATGCGACAAATTATTCTCGCACTCAAAGCTGAGGGTAAGACAATATTTTTCAACAGTCATGTGTTGAGTGAAGTAGAACAAATTTGCGATCGCATAGCCATCCTACATCGAGGAGAATTAATTTGCTCTGGTTCTCTCAATGAACTCTTAGATACCCAAAGTACATATCATGTTAAGGGTCAAGGAGGCGATACAGAACTTCTCAAACAAAGGATACCCGATGTAGAATTTGATTCTAGTGGTGATTGGCACGGCATATTACAAGATGATTACTACGATTTTCTTGCTAGTCTTCGGTTGATGGGAGGTAAAATCATCACCATAAACTTAACTCATCAATCTTTAGAAGAGTTTTTTATCCAACAGATCCAAAAACAAAACTCCCCATTGTAA
- the fabI gene encoding enoyl-ACP reductase FabI, which translates to MLNLSGKNALVTGIANNRSIAWGIAQQLHQAGTNLGITYLPDEKGKFEKKVAELVQPLKPSLFLPCNVENDEQIQATFETVRQQWGKLDILIHCLAFANREDLTGDFSQTSRSGFNKALEVSTYSLVQLSGAAKPLMTEGGSIVTLTYLGAVRAIPNYNIMGVAKAGLEASVRYLAAELGPQNIRVNGISAGPIRTLASSGIGGILDMIHHVEEIAPLRRTVTQIEVGNTAAFLCSDLASGLTGQILYVDAGYEIMGM; encoded by the coding sequence ATGCTGAATCTGTCCGGAAAAAATGCTCTAGTAACAGGTATTGCCAATAACCGATCCATCGCGTGGGGAATTGCCCAACAACTCCATCAAGCAGGTACTAACTTGGGCATTACCTACTTGCCAGATGAAAAAGGCAAATTCGAGAAAAAAGTAGCAGAATTAGTACAACCACTTAAACCGAGCTTATTCCTTCCCTGTAACGTCGAGAATGACGAGCAAATTCAAGCTACCTTTGAAACTGTACGTCAGCAGTGGGGAAAACTAGACATCCTCATTCACTGTCTAGCTTTTGCTAATAGAGAAGACTTAACTGGAGATTTTAGCCAAACCTCTCGTTCTGGTTTCAATAAAGCTTTGGAAGTTAGCACTTATTCACTGGTTCAGTTAAGTGGTGCTGCTAAACCTTTGATGACAGAGGGTGGTAGTATCGTTACTCTTACGTATTTGGGTGCTGTTCGGGCAATTCCTAACTATAACATCATGGGTGTAGCCAAAGCTGGATTAGAAGCAAGTGTTCGTTACTTAGCCGCAGAACTTGGCCCCCAAAATATTCGCGTTAATGGTATTTCCGCAGGACCAATCCGCACTTTGGCATCTTCAGGAATAGGCGGTATTCTGGATATGATTCATCACGTTGAAGAAATTGCCCCCTTACGTCGTACTGTTACTCAGATAGAAGTTGGTAATACAGCAGCTTTCTTATGCAGCGATTTAGCCAGCGGCTTGACTGGGCAAATCCTGTATGTAGATGCAGGATATGAAATTATGGGTATGTAA
- the hisB gene encoding imidazoleglycerol-phosphate dehydratase HisB, producing the protein MTNNRIATVHRTTGETDIQVTINLDGTGICKAATGIPFLDHMLHQIASHGLFDLDIQAKGDWEIDDHHTNEDVGITLGQALHQALSNKKGIVRFGNFLAPLDEALIQVALDFSGRPHLTYNLQIPTQRVGTYDTELVREFFVALVNHSQMTLHICQLDGINSHHIIEATFKAFARAMRMAVEIDPRRAETIPSSKGVL; encoded by the coding sequence ATGACTAACAACCGCATTGCTACAGTTCACCGCACTACTGGGGAAACTGATATCCAAGTCACCATTAACCTTGATGGTACAGGCATTTGCAAGGCTGCTACCGGGATTCCTTTTTTGGATCATATGTTGCATCAAATCGCCTCTCATGGGCTGTTTGATCTGGATATCCAAGCCAAAGGTGATTGGGAAATTGATGACCACCACACCAATGAAGATGTGGGTATTACCTTGGGTCAAGCTTTACATCAGGCACTAAGTAATAAAAAAGGCATTGTCCGCTTTGGTAATTTTCTTGCACCTCTTGATGAGGCTTTAATTCAGGTGGCTTTAGACTTTTCTGGAAGGCCTCACCTCACCTATAATTTACAAATTCCTACTCAACGGGTAGGAACTTATGATACTGAATTGGTGCGGGAATTTTTTGTAGCTTTGGTAAACCATAGCCAAATGACCTTGCATATTTGCCAACTAGATGGTATTAATTCCCATCATATTATCGAAGCAACTTTTAAAGCTTTTGCTAGAGCTATGCGAATGGCTGTAGAAATAGATCCTCGTCGTGCTGAGACTATTCCTAGCTCTAAGGGAGTATTATAA
- the psbD gene encoding photosystem II D2 protein (photosystem q(a) protein) yields the protein MTIAVGRAQSRGWFDVLDDWLKRDRFVFVGWSGILLFPCAFLALGGWLTGTTFVTSWYTHGLASSYLEGANFLTVAVSTPADSMGHSLLLLWGPEAQGNLTRWFQLGGLWPFVALHGAFGLIGFMLRQFEIARLVGIRPYNALAFSGPIAVFVSVFLMYPLGQSSWFFAPSFGVAAIFRFLLFLQGFHNWTLNPFHMMGVAGILGGALLSAIHGATVENTLFEDGEGSNTFPGFNPTQAEETYSMVTANRFWSQIFGIAFSNKRWLHFFMLFVPVTGLWMSAVGIVGLALNLRAYDFVSQELRAAEDPEFETFYTKNILLNEGIRAWMAPQDQPHEQFVFPEEVLPRGNAL from the coding sequence ATGACCATCGCAGTTGGACGCGCCCAGTCAAGAGGGTGGTTTGACGTACTAGACGACTGGTTGAAGCGCGATCGCTTCGTATTCGTAGGTTGGTCAGGAATATTACTATTCCCCTGCGCCTTCCTAGCACTAGGTGGCTGGCTAACCGGTACAACCTTCGTCACCTCCTGGTACACCCACGGATTAGCATCCTCCTATCTAGAAGGAGCAAACTTCCTCACAGTAGCAGTATCCACACCCGCAGACAGCATGGGACACTCCCTACTGTTACTCTGGGGACCTGAAGCTCAAGGTAACTTAACTCGTTGGTTTCAACTAGGTGGCCTATGGCCATTCGTTGCTCTACACGGAGCATTCGGACTAATCGGCTTCATGTTGCGCCAATTTGAAATTGCCAGACTAGTAGGGATTCGTCCTTACAACGCTCTCGCCTTCTCAGGCCCCATCGCCGTATTCGTCAGCGTCTTCTTGATGTATCCCTTGGGACAATCTAGCTGGTTCTTTGCACCCAGCTTTGGTGTAGCAGCAATCTTCCGATTCTTGTTATTCCTACAAGGTTTCCACAACTGGACACTCAACCCCTTCCACATGATGGGTGTAGCCGGAATATTAGGTGGTGCATTGCTATCTGCCATTCATGGTGCAACAGTAGAAAACACCCTGTTTGAAGATGGCGAAGGCTCCAATACCTTCCCCGGATTTAATCCCACCCAGGCGGAAGAAACCTACTCCATGGTGACAGCAAACCGATTCTGGTCACAGATTTTCGGGATTGCTTTCTCTAACAAACGTTGGTTACACTTCTTCATGTTGTTTGTCCCAGTCACAGGCTTGTGGATGAGTGCAGTAGGAATTGTGGGTTTAGCATTAAACCTACGGGCTTATGACTTCGTTTCCCAAGAATTACGGGCAGCAGAAGACCCAGAGTTTGAAACTTTCTATACCAAAAATATTTTGCTGAACGAGGGTATCCGCGCTTGGATGGCTCCTCAAGATCAACCCCACGAACAATTTGTATTCCCTGAGGAGGTATTACCTCGTGGTAACGCTCTCTAA
- the psbC gene encoding photosystem II reaction center protein CP43, giving the protein MVTLSNRSVIGGGRDQESSGFAWWSGNARLINLSGKLLGAHVAHAGLIVFWAGAMTLFEVAHFIPEKPMYEQGLILLPHIATLGWGVGAGGEVIDTFPYFVAGVLHLISSAVLGFGGIYHAVRGPETLEEYSSFFGYDWKDKNKMTNIIGFHLIILGCGALLLVLKAMFFGGVYDTWAPGGGDVRVITNPTLNPAIIFGYLIKAPFGGEGWIVSVDNMEDVIGGHIWIALICISGGIWHIFTKPFAWARRAFIWSGEAYLSYSLGALSLMGFIASIMVWYNNTVYPSEFFGPTGPEASQAQALTFLIRDQRLGANVGSAQGPTGLGKYLMRSPTGEIIFGGETMRFWDFRGPWLEPLRGPNGLDLEKIKNDIQPWQARRAAEYMTHAPLGSLNSVGGVATEINSFNYVSPRAWLSTSHFVLGFFFLIGHLWHAGRARAAAGGFERGIDRENEPAYSMKDLD; this is encoded by the coding sequence GTGGTAACGCTCTCTAATAGATCAGTTATAGGAGGCGGACGTGATCAAGAATCAAGCGGCTTTGCTTGGTGGTCTGGAAACGCTCGTTTAATTAACCTATCTGGTAAACTGCTTGGCGCTCACGTTGCCCATGCTGGTTTAATCGTCTTCTGGGCTGGAGCAATGACTTTATTTGAAGTTGCTCACTTTATCCCAGAAAAGCCCATGTACGAACAGGGCTTGATTCTTCTGCCTCACATTGCTACATTAGGTTGGGGCGTTGGTGCTGGTGGTGAAGTAATTGACACCTTCCCCTACTTTGTTGCTGGTGTACTGCACCTGATTTCCTCTGCTGTACTGGGTTTTGGTGGCATCTATCATGCCGTTCGTGGCCCAGAAACATTAGAAGAATATTCTTCCTTTTTCGGTTACGACTGGAAAGACAAGAACAAAATGACCAACATCATCGGCTTCCACCTTATCATCTTGGGATGTGGTGCGCTGCTGTTGGTGTTAAAGGCTATGTTTTTCGGCGGTGTCTATGATACCTGGGCACCCGGTGGTGGTGATGTGCGTGTTATTACTAACCCCACACTCAATCCAGCGATCATCTTTGGTTATCTAATTAAAGCTCCCTTCGGTGGCGAAGGCTGGATTGTTAGCGTTGATAACATGGAAGATGTTATCGGTGGTCACATTTGGATTGCTTTAATTTGTATTTCCGGTGGTATTTGGCACATCTTCACTAAGCCTTTTGCTTGGGCGCGTCGCGCTTTCATCTGGTCTGGTGAAGCTTACCTTTCCTACAGCTTGGGCGCTCTTTCCTTGATGGGCTTTATCGCTTCCATCATGGTTTGGTACAACAACACTGTTTACCCCAGCGAATTCTTCGGTCCTACTGGTCCTGAAGCTTCTCAAGCACAAGCTTTAACCTTCTTGATTCGTGACCAACGCTTAGGTGCTAACGTTGGTTCTGCTCAAGGGCCTACTGGTCTAGGTAAATACTTGATGCGTTCTCCTACTGGTGAAATCATCTTCGGTGGTGAAACCATGCGCTTCTGGGATTTCCGTGGTCCTTGGTTAGAGCCTCTCCGTGGTCCTAACGGTCTTGACCTCGAGAAAATCAAGAATGATATTCAGCCTTGGCAAGCTCGTCGTGCTGCTGAATACATGACTCACGCTCCTCTAGGTTCTTTGAACTCTGTAGGTGGTGTAGCTACTGAAATCAACTCTTTCAACTATGTATCTCCTCGTGCGTGGTTGTCTACCTCTCACTTCGTATTAGGTTTCTTCTTCCTTATCGGTCACTTGTGGCATGCAGGACGCGCTCGTGCGGCTGCTGGTGGTTTTGAGAGAGGTATTGACCGTGAGAACGAACCAGCATACAGCATGAAGGATCTTGACTAG
- a CDS encoding beta-ketoacyl-ACP synthase, producing MVRVVVTGIGLVSALGNSLEDSWQNLLSGTTGVKLHQPFPELLKIPLGLIGDKPSDLSTLTKMVVNSALEDAKLVAPLVDCAVVVGSSRGYQGSWEKLARQMYGKDTLELSLKLEDWLYTLPQMNALAVAREIGATGMVLAPMAACATGIWAIAQAVMLIQTGQCQRVIAGAVEAPITPLTICGFQQMGALAATGAYPFDLHREGLVLGEGGAVFVLESADLAKQRQTKPENIYGEILGFGLTADAFHGYQPEPEGKGAITAIQQCLKRSRLRPADIDYIHAHGTGTLLNDRIESKIIQHLFPPTVAISSTKGSSGHTLGASAALGVAFALMSIRYQTLPACVGLQEPEFDLNFVTTAKETKISQILCSSFGFGGQNAVIALSK from the coding sequence TTGGTTAGGGTTGTTGTCACTGGTATTGGTTTAGTTTCTGCTTTAGGTAACAGCTTAGAAGATAGCTGGCAAAATTTACTATCTGGTACAACGGGAGTTAAATTACATCAACCATTTCCAGAACTCTTAAAAATTCCTTTAGGCTTAATCGGTGACAAACCATCCGACTTGAGTACACTGACTAAGATGGTTGTTAATTCTGCTTTAGAAGATGCTAAATTAGTAGCGCCTTTGGTTGATTGTGCCGTGGTAGTTGGTTCTAGCCGTGGTTATCAAGGGTCTTGGGAAAAGTTAGCGCGACAGATGTATGGCAAAGATACCCTTGAACTGTCCTTGAAATTGGAAGATTGGTTGTATACTTTACCCCAGATGAATGCGCTCGCTGTAGCCAGAGAAATCGGTGCAACAGGGATGGTTTTAGCCCCAATGGCGGCTTGTGCTACGGGAATTTGGGCAATTGCCCAAGCTGTGATGTTAATTCAAACAGGGCAATGTCAACGAGTGATCGCAGGTGCAGTGGAAGCACCAATTACCCCTCTTACCATCTGTGGATTTCAGCAAATGGGGGCTTTAGCAGCAACAGGGGCTTATCCCTTTGATTTACACCGAGAAGGGTTGGTATTAGGTGAAGGTGGGGCTGTATTTGTTCTCGAATCTGCGGACTTGGCAAAACAACGTCAAACAAAGCCAGAAAATATTTATGGGGAAATTCTGGGTTTTGGCTTGACAGCAGATGCATTTCATGGTTATCAGCCAGAACCAGAAGGTAAAGGTGCGATCACAGCTATCCAGCAATGTTTAAAACGTAGTCGCTTAAGACCAGCAGATATTGACTACATTCACGCGCATGGTACAGGTACTCTCCTCAACGACCGCATCGAAAGCAAAATAATTCAGCATTTATTTCCCCCAACAGTAGCAATTAGTTCCACTAAAGGTAGTTCAGGTCATACACTAGGAGCATCAGCAGCTTTAGGCGTGGCTTTTGCACTTATGAGTATAAGGTATCAAACATTACCGGCCTGCGTGGGATTGCAGGAACCAGAATTTGATTTAAATTTTGTCACCACAGCAAAAGAAACAAAAATCTCCCAGATACTCTGTTCCAGCTTTGGTTTTGGCGGACAGAATGCAGTGATCGCTTTAAGTAAGTAG
- a CDS encoding peptidylprolyl isomerase, which translates to MRLKFPQFLMLMLMIGGLILGGCSTEKVASNTSPASTAASKATEASSNSTAEAAISQTSSESIPGMKDLPRLEGKANVVITVKGAPITIEVDGVNAPITAGNFVDLVQKGVYDGLVFHRVVRDPQPFVVQGGDPQSKDPKVPANRLGTGGYIDPKIGTERRIPLEIKPEGAEEPVYSQTIARKPLLTHKQGAVAMARSQLPDSASSQFYFALADLGFLDGSYAVFGYVTDGFDVVNQIHQGDRIDSAKITKGAQNLKSTK; encoded by the coding sequence ATGCGGTTAAAATTTCCACAATTTTTAATGCTTATGTTGATGATTGGTGGTTTGATATTAGGAGGATGTTCCACAGAGAAAGTAGCTTCTAATACATCTCCAGCCTCGACGGCTGCCTCAAAGGCAACTGAGGCAAGTTCGAACTCAACTGCTGAAGCAGCAATATCACAAACTAGTAGTGAGAGTATTCCAGGAATGAAAGACTTACCACGGCTTGAAGGTAAGGCTAATGTGGTGATCACAGTTAAAGGCGCACCAATCACTATCGAAGTAGATGGTGTTAATGCTCCCATTACTGCTGGCAACTTCGTTGATTTGGTGCAAAAGGGTGTTTACGATGGTTTGGTATTCCATCGGGTTGTGCGTGATCCTCAACCGTTTGTGGTTCAAGGTGGTGATCCTCAAAGTAAAGATCCCAAAGTTCCAGCAAATAGGTTAGGAACTGGTGGTTATATAGACCCAAAAATAGGGACTGAACGCCGTATACCACTGGAAATTAAGCCAGAGGGTGCAGAAGAACCTGTTTATAGTCAAACAATTGCTAGAAAACCTCTTTTGACACACAAACAAGGTGCAGTTGCGATGGCAAGATCGCAACTGCCTGATTCTGCTTCTTCTCAGTTTTATTTTGCTCTAGCAGATCTGGGTTTTCTAGATGGTAGCTACGCGGTGTTTGGTTATGTGACTGATGGCTTTGATGTAGTTAATCAAATTCATCAGGGTGATCGCATTGATTCTGCCAAAATCACTAAAGGTGCTCAGAACTTAAAATCTACTAAGTAG
- the ntcA gene encoding global nitrogen regulator NtcA, whose translation MIVTQDKALANVFRQMATGAFPPVVETFERNKTIFFPGDPAERVYFLLKGAVKLSRVYEAGEEITVALLRENSVFGVLSLLTGNKSDRFYHAVAFTAVELLSAPIEQVEQALKENPELSMLMLRGLSCRILQTEMMIETLAHRDMGSRLVSFLLILCRDFGVPCADGITIDLKLSHQAIAEAIGSTRVTVTRLLGDLREKKMISIHKKKITVHKPVTLSKQFT comes from the coding sequence ATGATCGTGACACAAGATAAAGCCCTAGCAAATGTTTTTCGTCAGATGGCAACTGGAGCCTTTCCACCGGTTGTGGAGACGTTTGAACGCAACAAAACGATCTTTTTTCCCGGCGATCCCGCCGAACGAGTTTATTTTCTTCTCAAGGGTGCTGTGAAGCTTTCCAGGGTATATGAAGCAGGAGAAGAAATAACGGTGGCACTGCTACGGGAAAATAGCGTTTTTGGTGTGTTGTCATTGCTAACGGGTAACAAGTCAGATAGGTTCTACCATGCAGTGGCATTTACTGCTGTAGAATTACTGTCTGCACCAATTGAACAAGTTGAACAAGCATTAAAGGAAAATCCAGAGTTATCAATGTTAATGCTACGGGGTCTTTCTTGCCGTATTCTCCAGACAGAGATGATGATTGAAACTCTTGCTCACCGAGATATGGGTTCTAGGTTGGTGAGTTTTTTATTAATTCTTTGTCGAGATTTTGGTGTACCTTGTGCTGATGGGATCACAATTGATTTGAAGTTATCTCATCAGGCGATCGCTGAGGCAATTGGTTCTACTCGTGTTACTGTCACCAGGTTACTTGGTGACCTGCGCGAGAAAAAAATGATTTCCATCCATAAGAAGAAGATTACTGTACATAAGCCTGTTACCTTAAGTAAGCAATTTACTTAA